A genome region from Baekduia alba includes the following:
- a CDS encoding SigB/SigF/SigG family RNA polymerase sigma factor, which yields MLRHYARTRDPRIKEQLVHRYLPLARYAASQYRRGSEPFDDLIQVASVGLLKALDRYDPVRGAAFSSYALPTMSGELRRHFRDRGWAVRPPRDLQEQALAVEKAATALERELGHAPTVAELAERAGLEVEQVLEAREALSARMSTSFSQPVRGSDEDDLDLGSRLGVEDDGFVDAEHRAMLSALSRVLTPREREIVRLRFEEDLTQAEIGQHVGLSQMHVSRVLRAAIDKLRAAAREPVAVS from the coding sequence ATGCTGCGCCACTACGCCCGAACTCGCGATCCCAGGATCAAAGAGCAGCTGGTCCACCGCTACCTTCCGCTTGCGCGCTACGCCGCGTCCCAGTACCGGCGCGGCTCCGAGCCGTTCGACGACCTCATCCAGGTCGCGAGCGTCGGGCTGCTGAAGGCGCTGGACCGCTACGACCCCGTGCGCGGTGCCGCGTTCAGCTCCTACGCGCTGCCGACGATGTCGGGCGAGCTGCGCCGGCACTTCCGCGATCGCGGCTGGGCCGTGCGCCCGCCGCGCGACCTGCAGGAGCAGGCGCTCGCCGTCGAGAAGGCAGCGACCGCGCTGGAGCGCGAGCTCGGGCACGCGCCGACGGTCGCCGAGCTGGCGGAGCGCGCCGGCCTCGAGGTCGAGCAGGTGCTCGAGGCGCGCGAGGCGCTGAGCGCGCGGATGTCGACGTCGTTCTCGCAGCCCGTGCGCGGGAGCGACGAGGACGACCTGGACCTCGGCTCGCGGCTCGGTGTCGAGGACGACGGCTTCGTCGACGCCGAGCATCGCGCGATGCTCTCGGCGCTCAGCCGCGTGCTGACCCCGCGCGAGCGCGAGATCGTGCGCCTGCGCTTCGAGGAGGACCTGACCCAGGCCGAGATCGGCCAGCACGTCGGCCTTAGCCAGATGCACGTCTCGCGCGTGCTGCGCGCGGCGATCGACAAGCTGCGTGCGGCTGCGCGCGAGCCCGTCGCGGTGTCGTAG
- a CDS encoding YciI family protein translates to MPKYLLLKHYTGGPEQHRPFPPMDQWAPEDVEAHFAFLKNVTKVLEENGELVGVQALTPAQTWVRYGGPDAAPVTTDGPLPETSDLVAGWYMVDVDSRERALEIAAHISSEPGPGGEPLHEWIDVREIMSGSASDDCPT, encoded by the coding sequence ATGCCCAAGTACCTGCTCCTCAAGCATTACACCGGCGGCCCGGAGCAGCACCGGCCCTTCCCCCCGATGGACCAGTGGGCGCCCGAGGACGTCGAGGCGCACTTCGCGTTCCTCAAGAACGTCACCAAGGTGCTCGAGGAGAACGGCGAGCTCGTCGGCGTGCAGGCGCTCACCCCGGCGCAGACGTGGGTGCGCTACGGCGGCCCGGACGCCGCGCCGGTCACCACCGACGGCCCGCTGCCGGAGACCAGCGACCTCGTGGCGGGCTGGTACATGGTCGACGTCGACTCGCGCGAGCGCGCGCTCGAGATCGCGGCCCACATCTCCTCCGAGCCCGGCCCCGGCGGCGAGCCGCTGCACGAGTGGATCGACGTCCGGGAGATCATGTCCGGGTCGGCGTCGGACGACTGCCCGACGTGA
- a CDS encoding aldo/keto reductase, whose translation MTLDPTHTALGTWSGGRFMHFGAPVDDERYLALIRPDERVRTVLTADVYGEGEADVLLGRSLAGLDRDAYCLVGAVGHDFYDGEREGAKGFPRFTDPRLRPEGEYGSYLRTATERSLQRIEVDAFDLLLLHNPDRTGYTSAAVWDGMAALRDAGLTRKIGVAPGPANGFTLDVIDCFERFGSEIDWAMLILNPFEPWPGELALPAAQANDVKVITRVADYGGLFHDDLRPGLPMAEFDHRKFRQAGWIERGVERLDQLRPIAERHGLTLLQLAAQWNLAHPAVASVVPTLIQESWDGAKTVEDQRAELATTPADVVLSDDEVAEIRAIGDNTQCMPLKGGVPDHEGEPRADRWPLDAELEAIGARWDIAPDALQIAAPREPAV comes from the coding sequence ATGACCCTGGATCCCACGCACACCGCCCTCGGCACCTGGTCGGGCGGCCGCTTCATGCACTTCGGCGCGCCGGTCGACGACGAGCGCTACCTCGCGCTCATCCGTCCGGACGAGCGCGTGCGCACCGTTCTGACCGCCGACGTCTACGGCGAGGGCGAGGCCGACGTGCTGCTCGGCCGCTCGCTCGCCGGCCTGGATCGCGACGCCTACTGCCTCGTCGGGGCCGTCGGCCACGACTTCTACGACGGCGAGCGTGAGGGAGCCAAGGGCTTCCCGCGCTTCACCGACCCGCGCCTGCGGCCGGAGGGCGAGTACGGGTCCTACCTGCGGACCGCGACCGAGCGGTCGCTGCAGCGGATCGAGGTCGACGCGTTCGACCTGTTGTTGCTGCACAATCCGGACCGGACCGGCTACACGAGCGCCGCGGTCTGGGACGGCATGGCGGCGCTGCGCGACGCCGGCCTGACGCGGAAGATCGGCGTCGCGCCCGGCCCGGCCAACGGCTTCACGCTCGACGTCATCGACTGCTTCGAGCGCTTCGGCTCCGAGATCGACTGGGCCATGTTGATCCTCAACCCGTTCGAGCCGTGGCCCGGCGAGCTCGCGCTCCCGGCGGCGCAGGCCAACGACGTGAAGGTCATCACGCGCGTCGCCGACTACGGCGGTCTGTTCCACGACGACCTGCGTCCGGGGCTGCCGATGGCAGAGTTCGACCACCGCAAGTTCCGCCAGGCCGGCTGGATCGAGCGCGGGGTCGAGCGCCTCGATCAGCTGCGCCCGATCGCCGAGCGCCACGGCCTCACGCTGCTCCAGCTCGCGGCGCAGTGGAACCTCGCCCATCCGGCCGTCGCGTCGGTGGTCCCGACGCTGATCCAGGAGTCGTGGGACGGCGCCAAGACGGTCGAGGACCAGCGCGCCGAGCTCGCGACGACGCCGGCCGACGTCGTCCTCAGCGACGACGAGGTCGCCGAGATCCGGGCGATCGGCGACAACACCCAGTGCATGCCGCTCAAGGGCGGGGTGCCCGACCACGAGGGCGAGCCCCGCGCCGACCGCTGGCCGCTGGACGCCGAGCTCGAGGCGATCGGCGCCCGCTGGGACATCGCGCCGGACGCCTTGCAGATCGCCGCCCCGCGCGAGCCCGCGGTCTAG
- a CDS encoding ATP-dependent 6-phosphofructokinase yields MARIGVLTGGGDCPGLNAVIRAVVRKGVTDGHTLYGYTYGWAGVLNGEGEDLTVERTKGILPRGGTILGSSRTNPFKKDGGGTEAVRAGMAAKGVDVLVPIGGEDTLGVAARLAADGVPVVGVPKTIDNDLKGTDYTFGFQTAVQIATDAVDRLHTTAESHNRVMVLEVMGRHAGFIAAHAGMAGGGDVILVPERPFDIEQVCNHIRRRHANGRTFSIVVVSEGATPREGTLSTTGEAGKLDAFGHERLGGIAVVLEREIEERTGYETRMTILGHVQRGGTPTAFDRVLATRFGVAAAEAVTAQQSGVMVALRGADIATVPISEALGDPKTLDDKFFADAEVFFG; encoded by the coding sequence ATGGCGAGGATCGGCGTACTCACGGGCGGCGGCGACTGCCCCGGGCTCAATGCGGTCATCCGGGCGGTCGTCCGCAAGGGCGTCACCGACGGGCACACCCTGTACGGCTACACCTACGGGTGGGCGGGCGTCCTCAACGGCGAGGGCGAGGACCTGACCGTCGAGCGGACCAAGGGGATCCTGCCGCGCGGCGGGACCATCCTGGGGTCGTCGCGGACCAACCCCTTCAAGAAGGACGGCGGGGGCACCGAGGCGGTGCGCGCCGGGATGGCGGCCAAGGGCGTCGACGTGCTCGTCCCGATCGGCGGCGAGGACACGCTCGGCGTCGCGGCCCGGCTCGCCGCCGACGGCGTCCCGGTCGTCGGCGTGCCCAAGACCATCGACAACGACCTCAAGGGCACCGACTACACCTTCGGCTTCCAGACCGCGGTGCAGATCGCGACCGACGCGGTCGACCGGCTGCATACGACGGCCGAGTCGCACAACCGCGTCATGGTGCTCGAGGTCATGGGCCGCCACGCGGGCTTCATCGCCGCGCACGCCGGCATGGCCGGCGGCGGCGACGTCATCCTCGTGCCCGAGCGCCCGTTCGACATCGAGCAGGTCTGCAACCACATCCGGCGCCGGCACGCGAACGGGCGCACGTTCTCGATCGTGGTGGTGTCGGAGGGCGCGACGCCGCGCGAGGGCACGCTCTCGACGACCGGCGAGGCGGGCAAGCTCGACGCCTTCGGCCACGAGCGCCTCGGCGGGATCGCGGTCGTCCTGGAGCGCGAGATCGAGGAGCGCACCGGCTACGAGACGCGCATGACGATCCTCGGCCACGTCCAGCGCGGCGGGACCCCGACCGCGTTCGACCGCGTGCTGGCCACGCGCTTCGGCGTCGCGGCCGCCGAAGCCGTGACCGCTCAGCAGTCCGGCGTGATGGTGGCGCTGCGCGGGGCCGACATCGCGACGGTCCCGATCTCCGAGGCGCTCGGCGACCCGAAGACCTTGGACGACAAGTTCTTCGCGGATGCCGAGGTCTTCTTCGGCTAG
- a CDS encoding bifunctional diguanylate cyclase/phosphodiesterase encodes MPFRHAPTTDDDWSRLLGPAADATTEGLVVLDATATIRASNLAARLITGVHTPQHDRLAGRGPSDGWFVPRHADGTPIAIADQPGTRAIATGQPVRDVELHFRRFDGSRQYLRANAVPLFADGSDQAYGAVVTFTDVTAFVEAQEALAERERDLALLATHAGDLIARHAADGRIVYAAGGAEALLGFAAEHLVGFWAADVCHPDDADAIRAAHELARDGARSAVSYRITNVRDGREMWLESTVSPVLDEDGAFVEAVTTTRDVTSRKEDELRLRDAEERARRQQALLEEAEAMAGMGSWAADVRANTSWWSPGLFRIFGVDPDGDAGYAAHDRLIHPDDRVAVRGALARAALDGEPFDITYRLIRPDGVERILHGRGAPAERVDGAIRRVWGTTQDVTERQRLEAGRREAEARFRAAFEHAPIGVCVLEFRGPGAGQWVTVNPALAELLGYERNTLLGTRISSVLHPEELPATRERLTALMTGAAERVTAECRMIHADGHSVWTLVTVAAVTDDEGRPAYGIGQIVDITERKRFEGQLQYLADHDALTGLFNRRRFEEELDRVLAGAERYRRPGALLVLDLDGFKYVNDTLGHPVGDELIARLAATLRAELRETDVIARLGGDEFGVILPEVTEGEAAAVAGKLLRAVERDGTVADSSRHARVTASIGLAAFDGTDGLSAEELLVEADIAMYDAKEGGRNRAARSERDGPGPGRHVSRLSWLERIRTALAEDRFVLHAQPFVALARGDDGDPIPSFELLIRMLSDSGELIPPATFLPIAERFDVIPAIDRWVVERAVGLVRREHDRGTPVTLSVNLSGRTMGDAEFAGWLEKLLIDNPVPPGRLIVEITETVAIVNLERARALAETLRRLGCLLALDDFGAGFASFSYLKHLCFDLLKIDGEFVRGLRDNPTDRLVVEAVVAIARGLGTPSLAEFVADSDTLDAVRELGVDYAQGFHLGRPEPVDEALRIAHMGAGRRA; translated from the coding sequence ATGCCCTTCCGCCACGCTCCTACGACCGATGACGACTGGTCCCGGCTGCTCGGCCCCGCCGCCGACGCGACGACCGAGGGTCTCGTCGTCCTCGACGCGACCGCGACCATCCGCGCGTCGAACCTCGCCGCGCGGCTCATCACGGGCGTCCACACCCCGCAGCACGACCGTCTCGCCGGCCGCGGGCCGTCCGACGGGTGGTTCGTCCCGCGCCACGCGGACGGGACGCCGATCGCGATCGCCGACCAGCCGGGCACGCGCGCGATCGCCACGGGCCAGCCCGTGCGCGACGTCGAGCTGCATTTCCGGCGCTTCGACGGCTCCCGCCAGTACCTGCGCGCCAACGCGGTCCCGCTCTTCGCCGACGGCAGCGACCAGGCCTACGGCGCCGTCGTCACCTTCACCGACGTCACCGCGTTCGTCGAGGCCCAGGAAGCCCTGGCCGAGCGCGAGCGCGACCTCGCGCTGCTCGCCACCCACGCCGGCGACCTGATCGCCCGCCACGCCGCGGACGGCAGGATCGTCTACGCCGCCGGCGGCGCCGAGGCGCTGCTGGGCTTTGCGGCCGAGCACCTCGTCGGCTTCTGGGCCGCCGACGTCTGCCACCCCGACGACGCCGACGCGATCCGCGCCGCCCACGAGCTGGCCCGCGACGGCGCGCGCAGCGCCGTCAGCTACCGCATCACCAACGTCCGCGACGGGCGCGAGATGTGGCTCGAGTCCACCGTCTCCCCCGTCCTGGACGAGGACGGCGCCTTCGTCGAGGCCGTCACCACCACGCGCGACGTCACCTCGCGCAAGGAGGACGAGCTGCGGCTGCGCGACGCCGAGGAGCGCGCGCGCCGCCAGCAGGCGCTGCTCGAAGAGGCCGAGGCCATGGCCGGCATGGGCAGCTGGGCGGCCGACGTCCGCGCCAACACGTCGTGGTGGAGCCCCGGCCTGTTCCGGATCTTCGGCGTCGACCCCGACGGCGACGCCGGCTACGCCGCCCACGATCGCCTGATCCACCCCGACGACCGAGTCGCGGTGCGCGGCGCGCTGGCCCGCGCGGCGCTGGACGGCGAGCCCTTCGACATCACCTACAGGTTGATCCGCCCCGACGGCGTCGAGCGGATCCTCCACGGCCGCGGCGCGCCGGCCGAGCGCGTCGACGGCGCGATCCGCCGCGTCTGGGGCACGACGCAGGACGTCACCGAGCGCCAGCGCCTCGAGGCCGGCCGCCGCGAGGCCGAGGCCCGCTTCCGCGCCGCGTTCGAGCATGCGCCGATCGGGGTCTGCGTCCTCGAGTTCCGCGGCCCCGGCGCCGGCCAGTGGGTCACGGTCAACCCCGCGCTGGCCGAGCTGCTCGGCTACGAGCGCAACACGCTGCTGGGCACGCGCATCAGCTCGGTGCTGCATCCCGAGGAGCTGCCGGCGACGCGCGAGCGGCTGACCGCGCTGATGACCGGCGCGGCCGAGCGCGTCACCGCCGAGTGCCGCATGATCCACGCCGACGGGCACAGCGTCTGGACGCTCGTGACGGTCGCCGCGGTGACCGACGACGAGGGCCGGCCCGCCTACGGCATCGGCCAGATCGTCGACATCACCGAGCGCAAGCGCTTCGAGGGCCAGCTCCAGTACCTCGCCGACCACGACGCGCTCACCGGCCTGTTCAACCGCCGGCGCTTCGAGGAGGAGCTGGACCGCGTCCTGGCCGGCGCCGAGCGCTACCGGCGGCCCGGCGCGCTGCTGGTCCTCGACCTCGACGGCTTCAAGTACGTCAACGACACGCTCGGCCACCCGGTCGGCGACGAGCTGATCGCCCGGCTGGCCGCCACGCTGCGCGCCGAGCTGCGTGAGACCGACGTCATCGCCCGCCTCGGCGGCGACGAGTTCGGCGTGATCCTGCCCGAGGTGACCGAGGGCGAGGCGGCCGCGGTCGCCGGCAAGCTGCTGCGCGCCGTCGAGCGCGACGGCACCGTCGCCGACAGCTCGCGCCACGCGCGCGTGACCGCGTCGATCGGCCTCGCGGCGTTCGACGGCACCGACGGGCTCAGCGCCGAGGAGCTGCTGGTCGAGGCCGACATCGCGATGTACGACGCCAAGGAGGGCGGGCGCAACCGCGCCGCGCGCTCCGAGCGCGACGGCCCCGGCCCCGGCCGCCACGTCTCGCGCCTGTCGTGGCTGGAGCGCATCCGGACCGCGCTGGCCGAGGACCGCTTCGTGCTGCACGCGCAGCCGTTCGTGGCGTTGGCGCGCGGCGACGACGGCGACCCGATCCCGTCGTTCGAGCTGCTCATCCGCATGCTCTCGGACTCCGGCGAGCTGATCCCGCCCGCGACGTTCCTGCCGATCGCCGAGCGCTTCGACGTCATCCCGGCGATCGACCGCTGGGTCGTGGAACGCGCCGTCGGGCTCGTCCGCCGCGAGCACGATCGCGGCACGCCGGTCACGCTGAGCGTCAACCTCTCCGGCCGGACGATGGGCGACGCCGAGTTCGCCGGCTGGCTGGAGAAGTTGTTGATCGACAACCCGGTCCCACCCGGCCGGCTCATCGTCGAGATCACCGAGACCGTCGCGATCGTCAACCTGGAGCGCGCCCGCGCGCTGGCCGAGACGCTGCGCCGCCTGGGCTGCCTGCTCGCGCTGGACGACTTCGGCGCCGGCTTCGCGTCGTTCTCCTACTTGAAGCACTTGTGCTTCGACCTGCTCAAGATCGACGGGGAGTTCGTGCGCGGACTGCGCGACAACCCGACCGACAGGCTCGTGGTCGAGGCCGTCGTCGCGATCGCCCGCGGCCTGGGCACCCCGTCGCTGGCCGAGTTCGTGGCCGACTCCGACACGCTGGACGCCGTGCGGGAGCTGGGCGTCGACTACGCGCAGGGCTTCCACCTCGGGCGGCCCGAGCCGGTCGACGAGGCGCTGCGCATAGCCCACATGGGGGCTGGACGGCGGGCTTAG
- a CDS encoding class I SAM-dependent methyltransferase: MTDTAPATFDAHAAAYEAPRRRLIPPFDAFYGTAVDALTMLPAPPRRVLDLGAGTGMLSARVAAAYPEAELVLTDGAPAMLEQARAALGDRAEIHVADLNDPLPPGGFDAVVSALAIHHLDDAGKQALFARIVAALPPGGVFVNAEQVAGPFPCFDRRYHAWHEASARAAGSDDAEWAGALERMRHDQPADVESQLRWLREAGFDAADCLFKDHRFAVLVARRALGKS, from the coding sequence ATGACCGACACCGCACCCGCCACCTTCGACGCACACGCGGCCGCCTACGAGGCACCGCGGCGCCGTCTCATCCCGCCCTTCGACGCCTTCTACGGGACGGCCGTCGACGCGCTGACCATGCTCCCCGCGCCGCCGCGCCGCGTCCTCGACCTCGGCGCCGGGACCGGCATGCTGAGCGCGCGCGTCGCCGCCGCCTACCCGGAGGCCGAGTTGGTCCTGACCGACGGCGCGCCCGCGATGCTCGAGCAGGCGCGCGCGGCGCTCGGCGACCGCGCCGAGATCCACGTCGCCGACCTCAACGACCCGCTGCCACCCGGAGGGTTCGACGCGGTCGTCTCCGCCCTCGCGATCCACCACCTCGACGACGCCGGCAAGCAGGCGCTGTTCGCGCGCATCGTCGCCGCGCTCCCGCCCGGCGGCGTCTTCGTCAACGCCGAGCAGGTCGCGGGGCCGTTCCCGTGCTTCGACCGGCGCTACCACGCGTGGCACGAGGCGTCGGCACGCGCCGCCGGCTCCGATGACGCCGAGTGGGCCGGCGCGCTGGAACGGATGCGCCACGACCAGCCCGCCGACGTCGAGTCCCAGCTGCGTTGGTTGCGCGAGGCCGGGTTCGACGCGGCGGACTGCCTCTTCAAGGACCATCGCTTCGCCGTGCTCGTCGCCCGGCGCGCGCTGGGCAAGTCCTAG